gaCCAAAGTAGAATTTATGAAAAGAGTTGATGCAACCCATGCCATTTTTCCAAGTTGTGCATGTTTGTCTCCATTCATACACTCTTTTATTTTGTCTATAATGTCAAATTAGGTGTCTTTTCCATGTGCTTTGTGGTTCATTGGTATTTCTTGAGACATTGTCTttattttcaactttttttgcTTTGTCTTCTTCCACGATATCTAATCTATCAAATTTTGCCCCACCAGATCCGCCTACAATCATTGTACCCTAAATGATCTGTTGGGCATAAGAAATGtgtattttttttgtgtatCATATTTCGATGatcattaaaattgaatttcttaataattgaatttcttaattctatattcaACGATACTGAATAATCtcttatattaatttgttttgattcatagACCCGAACCCGATCCTATTGGGATCAAAGCTTTATACAGAATTCAGATATAGGTTGAGTTTTGAGATTTTATTCATATAATTGGAAACCTTCCTTTTCTTATTGATTTAGAACACTATTGAAATTCCCACCTAGGATGATCAAAATCATTTTTCAAaactatatttatataataattacaaaatatggaaattacatataattagatgttaaaaagaaaaaaattctgcAGGCCAGTTTTTTTATACAGAGCCTCTCTAACCAGGCAACTAACTCACCAACACTATGGTGTATCATCATCTGAGGAACTAGACTGTCTCCGGCCAGGAAAACCCGGCAACACTTGGGGAAGGAATGGATTTACGGGAACAGGGAGCATTGGGTTCACTGGTACGGGAAATCTATGCGCAGAGCTGACTATTGTCCGTTCGTTGATCATGCCTACTTCCTTACAGACGCGTTCTAAGATTGTAAGGAAGTCCCTCACAACCGTGAAGATTCTAAATGGATGCGCTTCTTCCTTAGCTGAGTTGCCGTGGAAGTATTCTGTAATCTCTTTCACTAACGAAAGAGCCACACTTTCCTGCGCTTGAACTCTGATGATTTCTTCTTCTGCCATTTTCATAAATCTGTTCATGGATTCAGAAAACTTTCCATTGCTTTCCTGAAAATGTGATTGTTCGTTTAGCCTGACGATCTCCCCGATGTTTGCAAGACCTAAAGTTAGCTTCGCAACATCGTTACTGAGAACATCAGAATCCATGGCAGCAGCTTTTTTGACACTGGTGAGCTCTGAGCTGAGCCCTGAAACAACTTGCAAACCCAGTTTCCTGCATTTGGCTTCATCATTTGAAGCTTCGTTGTCGGCAGTAGATAGTCGTTGCCCTTCAGTTCGTATTATTTCCTGCACGACAAAATGCAAAAGTGTGGTTTTTCCATCAGCACCTTTGACATCAACAAGCTTAAGCAATGTGTCGAGCTTGAAAGCATGAGCGTCTCCCCGGTTTGTCCCCACATTCATGCGGTTCCCAGTTTTTAGGACTGCTTCTAAGAGCTTTAGGAACATTCTACTGTTTCGAAGCTCATCGCAAGCTGCCTGTAGCACAAAGATGAAATATAATCTGTTAGTTGACTAGTTGAGAAATACAATGGTGGGTCAATATAAGGCTAAAAGCACACCATGACTTATTAGATGGCCTATCTTAATCCAACTAGTAATTATTCTATCCCGAAAGTGGAACCAAGCATTCAGCTTCAAGATTGCTGCCCCCTCGGAACCTTTTCACTAGGTATGCAGTCATTTCAAGCTGAATCATGTTATGTACCCCATTCATCTCATAATTCTTGTCTCTCAAATAATCAAACATGGATTCTAAATCATATGCCTCAAGCTGTTTagcaatcaaaaataaaaaggtgGACATTCAGCGGACAGCTACCAGAGTCCCAGACACCCACGACTCAGCCTTTCAAATGCAAATTGGACACATTTGCATTAAGCAAAATGACAACATTGCAACCACAAAATCCTAAACCAGTACAGTTGAAATATACACACTTCCGTGAcccaaattaaatataatagaaTCCTAAGCGCCTAAGCGGTAGTTGAGTAGTGTTAGATGTTGCTAATGATTTGTGGTCCAGGGTAGAAAAATATAGAGCTAGACTCCCTCGTTATTACTGTACTTGTAAACCACTGTTGCTAATTTATTTTCTATCGCATTTAGCATATCTGGAGGTAAATTTGAAATACAAATAATTCTATATTTTTCCAACCTAAAAATCGATCAATAAGTATATAAAAGGTTCACATTACAGGAAAGGAAGCAAACAAGATAAAAATTACCTCAAGAGTCTCGAAAGATTTCTTCAAGTACTCGACCTCAGACTCAAAATTGGTCATATATAACATTGCCTCCACCCTCTTAAATGCAAAAGGTATATCAATCACGGCTTTCAAAAACTTCTCAGCCGGCCAAAGCTTGACAGGTGAATCATCTTTGTAATCCTTTAACTTACGCTCTTCTTCCTTAGTCGGCGCCATTTTCAGTAAACTCTCAAGAAGCTCGGCTCCAAGAATCTCAGCATTACCTGCAAACAAATATACCTTGTGAGTTTCAATAAATATTATCTAAGGTATTATCGGGCAGAAGTACTAGCTATAAAGGAAACAAAACTAAAAGATTTAAAGTGTATTCTCCAACATTCCAGACATAATAAACTGCGGGAAAACTGAATTCTGGATGAATTCAACCCTTCCCAACCAGAAATGTAGATTCATattactcatttttatgtaatgCAGACACCCTATGAGCAATTCTGTTCAAGAGGGCAAGCAGCCCAACCATGTCTTTTGTTACAGGTCAAAACCTGATCAAGGGCATGAAAAGATGCATTTCTACAACATATTGACAACCAGTGAGATAATTACATGCTCCAAATCTTGCAAGCTACTACTTAATTGCAATCAGGGAATAACTATGGAGCTCATAGTATATTGCAGTGACACGACGAAATTGTATCCTCCGTATCACCAAAGCAAATTGTTAATACCAAGGGCATCTTACCATCCGAACACAACTTTTTGAAAAGATCAGCCACCATAACTAAAGTTCACAGTATCACCTTGGATGCGCATCGAATCCAATTGCTTACCCACAAACAGAATTCATATATACTCATTTGGTATTGGTCCCAGCAAAAATAGAAAACTTTAACCTTAAAAGGGCTTTTCACAATGACCATATCTAGCTGGCTAACTTTTTCTTATACAGAAGAATCTCAGACATCAAGATGACTTTCAGAGAATCCAAAGCTAACTTCAGAAAGCCAATCCACTAATGGTCTCATTTATTCGTCAAAATTAGAAACACATTTGCACTTAAAAGAGGATGAAACTCGTGCACTCGTGGACTTCATATGAGCACGTACATACAAAGTGAAAAAACAAGGCCGTATTGTGTTATACCAACTGAGTCGtaaagattttcaaatctaCTAGGCAGACATAACCCACATGCGTGTTATAGGCCGGTTTTCATGGTGTCAGTCAATAATTGGCCAATTGCATCACCTGTTACTGTATCAAGATGACTATAATCGCAATCGCGACCAAAACTACATTTTGCACTATCGAACACAAGACATATTATCTTCAATCTAGTACAAGAAGAAGCATATAAGCAAATATATTATACCTTCCATGAGAGCTTCACAAACTTCTTCCATAGTCACATTAAGTGCCCTTAACAAGATGGCAATATTTTGAGCCTTCTTTGGATCAAGCACCCTATTCTCTTGCACAGGCGAAGGTTGAACGGGTTTCCGAGGCAGTTCCTTCTGATTTGAATTTGGAGCATTTACTACAAACAATGTCTCGATCATTTCTTCATTCAATCTGCAAACAAAACCTCCATAATCAATCATCATATCTTCAATCAAAGAAATTCAATAGATCACATCACATAATCAtactaataatcaatgaaatCAAACGCTGATTCtgtaaatgaataaacaaatccAACAGAAAATTACTTGAAAGAGCTTGATCTGAGCTGATCCCACACCATTTCCCTATCTGAACTCGCCCTAACTTTATCCCAATGTAATGGCTTCAACTTCGGCTTGGGTGTAGTCTCCTCGCTATGAGAACTATCCATCAATGATTCAGCCGATTGTTTCTCAACCGCCATGGGTTTAAGCGGTGTCGCTACAGCTACATGTGGTTCACTCACAGGTGGCGGAGGAGGCGGTGGAGGTGGACTTTGGGACCTCCTCATTGGAGGAGGAGGCGGTGGAGGCGGGGGTGGAGCTGCAGGAGGAGCAGAAGTCCCAACGCCGCTGCTCCTCGCAGGTGATGCATTTTTTGGCACAGAATTCGTTGACGTTGGCAACGTTGGTGAGTGTCGACTGCTTCCTGAAGCAGCCGACAATGGCGAAGCACAATAAGATCTCGAGCTATGTGATGGCGACGCAGTTGAAGAAATCGGAGAAATTGACGATTGAGGAGAATGAGGTGAGATAGGAGAATTCGAAACTGATGTAGATTCTGGAGAATCCTTTCTCTTACCTCCTCCCAAAAAAGCAGGCAATTTCAGATTCAGTGCTGAAAGTGGTGATGATTTCCGACTTCGAGTGCTCGAAGAATTCGACATTGATGGCGATGCTGGTGACGGAGAACGTGGATTTCGACCTAAAACTCCCCATTCCCTTTCCTGCGGTGACATCTTCCCAATTTTTCCATTCAGTGGTGATAATCTCGGAGATTCAGGTGGAGAATTCATTCTACTAGAGCTTGAATTGTTCGATAACAATGGCGATTCTTCtgcttcattttcttctttaattGTCTCCATCTCTCTCTCCGGCGATGATGTGAGAGAATACGGCGGCGAAAACGGAATCTCTGGTAATGGAGGCGATGCTGCCATTACGGGAGGTTGAACTTGAAGCTCGATGAATTCCGGGGACGATTTAGGGTTTGATGATCGCTTCGGACTCGCACTCACCGGTGGAGAAATACTAATTGTAGCTGATCGCGACGGAGATCCACTACTAGATGAAGACGATGATAACGAGGAAGCTTCAGAATTCACTTCTCCACCAGCATTAAGCTTCTCAACTTGAGCTTGAGCTTGAACAACAGCTGCAAACACTCTTCTTGAACCGGATCCACTTTCTCTGCCACTCACTGATCCCCTAGGTGAGTAAAACTCATCTTGATCCTCCTCAACTCTTTCTTGTGATTGTTGTTGATAACTAtgctgataatgatgatgaatctGAGCTTGATATTGATATTGATGTTCATGTTGCTGCTGTTGTGGTGGCGGTTGTTGTTCCTGCGAAGATGGCTGCCGCCCGCTTAATGGCGGCAGCGGTTGAAGTTCAGGAGAATCCATTTTTCGAACTCCAACCCCTCTTACTCCACGACCTGCATTACCATTAATGGTGGTAGAATCAACCAAAGTACCCAAGTATAAAAACTCAGAGCTATTATTAGATGGGTGTCTCAGCTTCGGCGGTCTAGGAGGAAGACCGGCATTATTACCATTAGAAGAAGCTCTAAACACAGAACTGGATGCAGTAGTAGTAGTTTCCGATCTAGACATCTTATCACTATCCCCATAAGTGCGCCTGCGTTTCCCACGAAAGTAAAAGAAAAGCGCAACCGCAGCGATGATAGCAGCAGAAAGCGAAATCGCAACTGTAACAGCAACAAGCTTCTTAGAAACAGGCTTAGAAGAAGGGGAATGAGGGAGAATGAGAGATGAAATGTTGGCAGGGAAAGAAGCGAATGGGGAAGATGTTGGTgtaggtggtggtggtggagaaGGATAAGTTGGGAAAAAGGGTTGTTGATCGGAAGACGGAGTAGAAGGTGGTGGAAGAGGTGGAGATTGTGTTGGAGCAGGAGAAGAATCGAGAGGGAAAAAAGGCTGGTGGAGAATACGACGGTTGGGGTTTAATGTAGAGGTAGTGAATCCATGGGAGAAGGAGAGGaagaagaggagagagaaaatgatgGGCATTTTAATGGAGGTTTTAGTCATACATCCAGTAtgtttctctctcttctgtTAGTATTGGTTGAGAGCAAAATGTTTGAGGAGAGAGAAGTTAGAGATGGTAGATTTAGGGGAAGAAGAGAAAGGATATGGTGAGTGAGTCATTCTTGGGAGTGTTCGGAGATGATGGAGTTGTGTGCTTATTTTTTACTTCCAGCTAATATTCTCCGTGATGTTCCATCTactattcatattttatttgtttattatttacaCCCCTCCTGTTCTATCTattagtttcatttatttttttcactatttagttattatatttaatttatatttttattcttagtctataaattaaaatatagtcatgtaacattttgtttaatttatcttaatacaaagattattaatattaattttttataatttttagttaagaataattagagatattaaatgttaaaatgttacctcgacaagtgtgaaaaactaaatgggactaaTGGGTTGAATAGAAGGTAgttttatatttagtaatactAGTAGTTTATCACTagatcaataattttttttccgtTCTTACTTAGTTGTTAATTGTTAGTTGTTGGTCGTTGATTGTTGATTACTCATCGGTAGTATTTTAATAATTGAGTAGCATTGGCTGTTATGGCTAATGTTTAAGctgattattaaattaattgttgatgaaaatgtttgtaaACATTAACGGTTACTTATTTAAGTAAAAGTTCATTaaaaaaagccaataaaaaaactaaataaaataacttgTTATTTTTTGTATCCAAGTCAATgaccaaataattttttatatttgaaccaattaaaaaaataataagttaaAAGTCAACTAATAAGTTAACAAAAAGTAAATCACCAAATTAGATCaatattatgtaattttttaacCCTTTCTCAAAATAATGTCACAATAAATCCAACTCTATTAGTGATTATAGTCATGGATAAATTTTACTTCTCATGATATCCTTCACGCATGAACGATTTTTCTTAATAAGATTGAAGTAAGTGGAGTCATTCGCAATTATATAGAGAAAGAAATGTTGCATTCAACAAAGATAAGAGAATTTGTTGAAGTGAACTTCTTATGGAGTATTATGGAGTActcattgttaataaaatttgtcatatttctatttttaatttttaaatgaccTTATTAATTTAGTCTATATATTATTCTCACTTATATTTAgttaattttactaattttctaatttttttgttatataataaCGGAACAATTTATTGAGACGAAAGAGTATAATaaatatgtttaatttatatttttgattatgattaacaattttttttctcatctataagtttaacttatttttttttatctcattgaAACATTTCTAATATACATTTTtaccatttttatttattatttaaaatttggtgTTTCATAATTTATGCTCCACTTGTGAATTTTTGGGATACTCCTAAAAGAGTAGTAGTGATGGAATGGTGTGACTGATGTTTTGTtgaatttgtttgtttgttgtttATCAACTTGctttttcagttttcaccataTAACATCAATAATTCATGAGTCATTATCGTGATTTTGCATTCACTTTCGGTTAATTAaactttttcaatttgattttttcaGGTTGTTTGGTgattagtttatttatttatttatttagttagttttttttttaattgatcaccaacaaaaatataataaatagctTTTAAGCTAAAAAAACTACTTATAGTAGctatgtttattaatttttaattcttgatttataatttttttttctaataaacaaccaattACTAGCAAATATTACTATAcacaaaataactttttaacAGTTGTTTATACAACTAGTTTAACAATACTTTTAACTGGTCAAGCTTACTAACAATTTTAGTTCGCAAATTCTTATGAGAGGCGATTTCTTTTAGAGATTATCTCTAATTGGGCTCGTCTAAAtggaaaaatatagagtaagtttttcggtagatattaagaatattataagtaggcatttaaaatattgtaagtaggcattaaggatataatAAGTATGTTAGTAGGCTAAGTTTctcggtaggcattaagaatattataagtaggcattttaagtactttttcgatgggcattaagtataatgtaagtaagcattaagaataatataagtaggcattaaaaatatagtaagtGGACGTTAAGGTTTAATCGGTTGAGCCTGAGAGACATCTTTTAAAGAGACGATCTCTTAAGAGACCGGCTAATTTCAGCCAACAATAATAACTAAAAACCATTTGCCAAATAAATCGTACATCACTGCATGTAGAGATATTTTTTGGTTCTAGAAGTTTTTCTAACATggttcaaaaaattataaatgaaattaGAGGAGAGTATGAATAAGATTAGTACTAAAATAAATAGAACGCTAGTATTGATGCCACCGACAGGACATAGCAAAGTGTAAAAACCGAAGCAGTAACCAACGTATACGCTGTGAAATGTTGACTGACATTTAAACCCAAAAATACCATAGACGAAACGAGAAAAACTTAAGCATTTTTTTACTTTCGTACaattttttctgaaaaaaaaaaaatttatatcacctttttaatattttcatcaacatatatttatcttttaatatcatttaatCCGGTTTTAAAATATCCGCaccaattataatatattttatgaaaaaatataattataataggAGAAGTGAATACATCCACTTATTAGATCTGAGCACAAGGAGTAATATAGATTCGTACGGTTTTTCTCAATTAATGTCTAAAATTTTTCTTCTTGGAAGTTGGAAGCATCACTAttcagtaataataatatgaatcaGAGTTTTTGgtttatgggttttaatttgGCATTCTCCCAGAATGTGTTGTGCTTTTCACATTCTGCTCTGAGCTCTCTACTGCCACTAATAGTATTTCCTTTATATTTTGTTCATACTCTTGCCTGTTTATAATTTTGTGCAACAGATaataaaaattcagaaaaattgcACCtacatagtatatatgtatatgtatcaattagtaaataattattcTAAATTCTTCCTTAAGTAGCGGATAAGTAATGGATATAACGACTTATCCGTTTTATTATATCGCTTTCTAGGGCTTTCGGCCAATACCCACGTACTATTTatagtttttgacttttcatGTATATCTATGTGGATAGGCATAATTATAACTATGATCGTGATGGATATATGATTTATGAACCCACTTTGCCATCCTAATGTTAACAAAAATGGGTAAAACTAAGTTTTATTTTACATCTCGAATGGTACTTTTGTGtaattaaaagagagtttagtaatatagaattaagatttATAGCACAATTCACATGTTATAGGACGGATTTCTTGTAAACagaagtaatatatatttaaatttaatcatGTCTTTTACATTAATCAAACTTTATAACAACATATTTATATGAGCAATAATTAATGTTATTAGTGTATGAGTAGTAATAAtgcttaaattaaaatttaatatttggatGGCAATTGGCGTATCAATGTcttttcaataaattaatagTAGTAGTACTCTGAGGGGACGAGAGGATTAGGTGAAGATCAAACTCAAAATAGTTTCCAAAAAATATAATTGctccaaaaatcaaattttcaattaaacaATATtgttacttcctctgttcttttatgtttttttcatttgGAATAATTCACCTTAAggaaagagaaatttaattaatttttttgacacATATCACATAGCACCCCAgcggctgctcgccacttaagccacCCCACTTGTATACGGTTAGTAacatctccatcaatctccccattactctgaatCACAGATCCTAAATACCTAAACTTTGTCATACATGCAACAACTTCACCGCCTATTGTCACTTCAGGTTCACTTATCGACtctgtcccactaaagtcgcATCGCAAATATTCTGTCTTCTTACGACTTATGAGCAACCCTTTATATTCTAGAATTGCcctccactcttccaatttTCTATTAACCTCCTCTTTAGTTTCTGCTACCAACACGATATCATCCACAAATAGCATGCACTAGGTTActgtctcccaaatagatttagaaatctcctCCATTATgaccaaaaaataaaaggagTTAGGGCCGATCCTTGATGTAGGCCCACTTTAACTGGGAATGACTCTATTAACCCCACCGGCCACCGACCACCGGCATGTGAATGTTAATATTTGCAttaaaaactgtgcaaaaagtaaatgggaagaacaaaaagaaatagagaaagtattaattaataaaaaaggcATTGACCTAATAAGGAGTATTAAGATTTAAGAATgattaaattcaaaaatcaatgGTAATGATGGATTATAATCATTTAGGTTTGTTGTGAGACTAAAACCAAGGTTGTTTTCGCGTCGAAGGcattaataacattaacatgGTAAGTATATTAAAACATCATGAACCCTCCACTATACACGTTATAAGATCATTGTTAATCATGCATATTCATGATTCATTATTAGCCAAGTGCCAACACAACTTATTGATTTAACGGTAGAATTCTCGGCTAAGAAAAAATTTCTAGTATTCCAttgttttaatttcaatttctctaTCAAGACAAAGATTCATATTCTTGGAATTCcattgtttttcatgaaatagTTATAAGTAAATTTTATACGATACAGTTTATATTTggtgaataattacttatttatacattttgtccaaactaattattttaatttcaatttctctaTCATTGATATTGCATTGGTTGATCAAGATTGTATTTTTCACATCATCTAACAAAAATTAcatgtttatattattaatttatttctaaaaGGTACAAACTTGTTTTTATATGCTTTATCAATAACAATACTCTCTTATTCACTCAATATGTTCCATTTAACTTTTCATCA
This Amaranthus tricolor cultivar Red isolate AtriRed21 chromosome 13, ASM2621246v1, whole genome shotgun sequence DNA region includes the following protein-coding sequences:
- the LOC130798476 gene encoding formin-like protein 1, with amino-acid sequence MTKTSIKMPIIFSLLFFLSFSHGFTTSTLNPNRRILHQPFFPLDSSPAPTQSPPLPPPSTPSSDQQPFFPTYPSPPPPPTPTSSPFASFPANISSLILPHSPSSKPVSKKLVAVTVAISLSAAIIAAVALFFYFRGKRRRTYGDSDKMSRSETTTTASSSVFRASSNGNNAGLPPRPPKLRHPSNNSSEFLYLGTLVDSTTINGNAGRGVRGVGVRKMDSPELQPLPPLSGRQPSSQEQQPPPQQQQHEHQYQYQAQIHHHYQHSYQQQSQERVEEDQDEFYSPRGSVSGRESGSGSRRVFAAVVQAQAQVEKLNAGGEVNSEASSLSSSSSSSGSPSRSATISISPPVSASPKRSSNPKSSPEFIELQVQPPVMAASPPLPEIPFSPPYSLTSSPEREMETIKEENEAEESPLLSNNSSSSRMNSPPESPRLSPLNGKIGKMSPQEREWGVLGRNPRSPSPASPSMSNSSSTRSRKSSPLSALNLKLPAFLGGGKRKDSPESTSVSNSPISPHSPQSSISPISSTASPSHSSRSYCASPLSAASGSSRHSPTLPTSTNSVPKNASPARSSGVGTSAPPAAPPPPPPPPPPMRRSQSPPPPPPPPPVSEPHVAVATPLKPMAVEKQSAESLMDSSHSEETTPKPKLKPLHWDKVRASSDREMVWDQLRSSSFKLNEEMIETLFVVNAPNSNQKELPRKPVQPSPVQENRVLDPKKAQNIAILLRALNVTMEEVCEALMEGNAEILGAELLESLLKMAPTKEEERKLKDYKDDSPVKLWPAEKFLKAVIDIPFAFKRVEAMLYMTNFESEVEYLKKSFETLEAACDELRNSRMFLKLLEAVLKTGNRMNVGTNRGDAHAFKLDTLLKLVDVKGADGKTTLLHFVVQEIIRTEGQRLSTADNEASNDEAKCRKLGLQVVSGLSSELTSVKKAAAMDSDVLSNDVAKLTLGLANIGEIVRLNEQSHFQESNGKFSESMNRFMKMAEEEIIRVQAQESVALSLVKEITEYFHGNSAKEEAHPFRIFTVVRDFLTILERVCKEVGMINERTIVSSAHRFPVPVNPMLPVPVNPFLPQVLPGFPGRRQSSSSDDDTP